A stretch of the Nothobranchius furzeri strain GRZ-AD chromosome 5, NfurGRZ-RIMD1, whole genome shotgun sequence genome encodes the following:
- the fn3krp gene encoding ketosamine-3-kinase, with protein MEAKLKKELGTSVLKSTGHAGGGCISEGQSYETDTGRVFVKINRKSEAKRMFDGEMASLEAIFKTKTVKVPKPIKVVELDKGGCVFVMEHLDMNGLNKFSKQLGEQLADLHLHNKRLMGNQQKEQQTVGKGAGQSEAAAVEKFGFDVATCCGYLPQENEWQDDWVSFYCQHRLQHQLNLVEKSYGDREARDLWAQLQLKVPQFFTDVEIFPALLHGDLWGGNVAECPEGPVIFDPASFYGHSEYELGIAGMFGGFNSSFYSAYHDKIPKAPGFSERNQLYQLFHYLNHWNHFGVGYRGSSVRIMKNLLK; from the exons ATGGAAGCGAAGTTAAAGAAAGAGTTAGGCACGAGCGTGCTGAAATCCACTGGTCACGCAGGAGGAGGATGTATCAGCGAGGGTCAGAGTTATGAGACCGACACAGGAAGAGTGTTTGTAAAGATTAACCGCAAGAGCGAG GCCAAACGGATGTTTGATGGAGAGATGGCAAGCTTGGAAGCAATCTTTAAAACCAAAACCGTTAAAGTACCAAAGCCCATAAAGGTGGTTGAGCTGGATAAGGGAGGATGTGTATTTGTGATGGAGCATCTGGACATGAACGGTCTTAACAA GTTCTCAAAGCAGCTTGGAGAGCAACTTGCAGATCTGCATCTACACAACAAAAGGCTCATGGGAAATCAACAGAAGGAGCAGCAGACTGTGG GTAAAGGAGCTGGACAGTCAGAGGCGGCTGCTGTAGAGAAATTTGGCTTTGATGTAGCTACATGCTGTGGATATTTACCGCAG GAGAATGAATGGCAGGATGACTGGGTGTCATTTTACTGCCAGCACCGTCTACAGCACCAACTCAACTTGGTGGAGAAATCATATGGAGATCGGGAGGCCAGAGACCTATGGGCTCAGCTACAG CTAAAGGTCCCACAGTTTTTCACAGATGTGGAGATCTTTCCTGCTCTCCTTCATGGAGACTTATGGGGAGGAAATGTGGCTGAGTGTCCGGAGGGTCCTGTCATATTTGACCCTGCTTCTTTCTATGGTCATTCAGAATATGAGCTTGGCATCGCTGGCATGTTTGGTGGCTTCAACAGCTCCTTTTACTCTGCGTATCACGATAAGATTCCAAAAGCACCTGGCTTTTCAGAGAGAAACCAGCTTTACCAGCTCTTCCACTATCTGAATCACTGGAACCATTTTGGCGTAGGCTACAGGGGTTCTTCAGTTAGGATTATGAAGAACTTACTCAAGTAG
- the arl16 gene encoding ADP-ribosylation factor-like protein 16 yields the protein MLKCFACAEKGEMNNNEMCLLLGATGSGKSLLLKRLQVLSLHGSCEVGSPPPTLPTVGTNLTDLTLKKKKVTVRELGGCMGPIWPSYFTDCFSLIFVVDSSNIAQISSSCILLLSVLSAEPLCRASVLILFNKRDIPCIMSLVEIKSLFRIDDIIASAPQSITTKEVSASSGQGLQEVLSWLESVTIK from the exons ATGTTGAAATGCTTTGCTTGCGCAGAAAAAGGCGAAATGAACAACAATGAAATGTGTTTACTCCTCGGAGCGACTGGCTCAGGAAAGTCTTTATTACTTAAACGCCTACAAG TACTTAGTTTGCATGGTTCATGTGAAGTGGGCTCTCCTCCTCCCActctccccaca GTAGGAACAAATCTGACAGACCTCACCCTAAAGAAGAAGAAGGTGACAGTAAGGGAGCTGGGAGGCTGCATGGGCCCTATATGGCCCAGCTACTTCACAGACTGCTTCTCTCTCATT TTCGTCGTGGATTCATCTAACATAGCTCAGATATCCTCCTCGTGCATCCTGTTGCTGTCTGTGCTCTCAGCTGAGCCTCTCTGCCGTGCATCTGTGCTTATTCTCTTCAACAAGAG AGACATTCCTTGCATCATGAGCCTTGTAGAGATAAAGTCACTGTTCCGGATAGATGACATCATTGCAAGTGCTCCTCAGTCCATCACAACAAAGGAAGTTAGTGCCAGCTCTGGGCAAGGACTGCAAGAAGTATTGAGCTGGCTGGAGTCCGTCACAATCAAGTGA